One segment of Campylobacter hominis ATCC BAA-381 DNA contains the following:
- a CDS encoding DUF6150 family protein — MAKLCVVSENKAKFKVFKVDRDYKADLLVFIVDRDYKANGDALWYMVDRDYKADIKIFFVDRDYKTKWNKPHKYQNML; from the coding sequence ATGGCAAAACTTTGTGTAGTTTCTGAAAATAAAGCAAAATTTAAGGTTTTTAAAGTAGATAGAGATTATAAAGCGGATTTATTGGTTTTCATTGTTGACAGAGATTATAAAGCAAATGGTGATGCGCTTTGGTATATGGTTGACAGGGATTATAAAGCTGACATAAAAATCTTTTTCGTTGATAGAGATTATAAAACGAAATGGAATAAGCCACATAAATATCAAAATATGCTTTGA
- a CDS encoding P-loop NTPase family protein, translating into MKNKFLGLNIYEILNSPIKELSSLKFPQKIAESLNILCKLRLDYLKLNTSILSLSGGENQRLKLFSALNDKKMKFMD; encoded by the coding sequence TTGAAGAATAAATTTCTTGGTCTTAATATATATGAAATCTTAAATTCGCCAATAAAAGAACTTTCCTCTTTGAAATTTCCACAAAAAATAGCTGAAAGTTTAAATATTTTATGTAAGCTTAGACTGGATTATTTAAAATTAAACACTTCGATTTTAAGTTTATCTGGAGGAGAAAATCAAAGATTAAAGCTTTTTAGTGCACTTAACGATAAAAAAATGAAATTTATGGATTAG
- a CDS encoding ComEA family DNA-binding protein: protein MKKLLLLLIFSFSFLFAAVNINTASKEELMTLKGIGETTAEAIIEYRKENKFTKIEDIKNVKGIGDKKFESIKEDIEVKDSKK from the coding sequence ATGAAAAAATTACTTTTACTACTTATCTTTAGTTTTTCATTTTTATTTGCAGCAGTCAATATAAACACTGCTTCCAAGGAAGAGCTTATGACTCTTAAAGGTATTGGAGAGACTACAGCAGAAGCTATAATAGAATACAGAAAAGAAAATAAATTTACAAAAATAGAAGATATTAAAAATGTAAAAGGCATAGGTGATAAAAAATTTGAATCAATAAAAGAAGATATTGAGGTTAAAGATAGCAAGAAATAA